The following proteins come from a genomic window of Bradyrhizobium paxllaeri:
- a CDS encoding TlpA disulfide reductase family protein: MVLRMESPAPPIKVENWLRGQPLTTFQPGKVYIVEFWATWCAPCVAALPHLVQLQEKYKDSGVEVLGVAAYERARTADEARSKLDAWLTEKFPNLNYRIGFDYTGNMNKLWMDPSLSVGIPTSFVVDSDGHIAFIGFPTQLHDVLPKILNGGWRTSDEARAADTERIAEGERTMHEMTRKRALTEPIFAKLTPAMKAEDWAKALSAVEEAVAVMPDDVNFRVVHADLLLHKMRDLQTGLPVMRQLVRDAIDKKSELWMAGAMRQLFDPANDNSHFPPAERFAMGKELSEHILALNPPQRGDGSKFLSYGAVAQYYYESGNKDHAIELVDVALKSLDGPKPIPDKLKQQVVSLLVQALANYKGKKACYGALCATPQDGLPKESKRRRRKRKYEKGS, encoded by the coding sequence ATGGTGCTGCGCATGGAGTCCCCAGCTCCTCCGATCAAGGTGGAGAACTGGCTGCGTGGTCAGCCCCTCACGACCTTTCAACCGGGAAAAGTGTACATCGTCGAATTTTGGGCAACTTGGTGCGCACCCTGTGTGGCGGCGCTGCCCCATCTGGTGCAGTTGCAAGAGAAATACAAAGACAGCGGAGTTGAGGTCCTCGGAGTCGCAGCTTATGAACGCGCTCGAACGGCGGACGAGGCCCGAAGCAAGTTGGACGCATGGTTGACCGAAAAGTTTCCGAATCTTAACTACCGGATCGGATTCGACTACACAGGCAATATGAACAAGCTTTGGATGGATCCCAGCCTTTCTGTCGGGATTCCCACCTCCTTCGTCGTCGACAGTGACGGCCACATCGCCTTTATCGGTTTTCCAACGCAACTCCATGACGTTCTGCCAAAAATTCTTAACGGCGGCTGGCGCACCAGCGATGAAGCTAGAGCCGCCGATACAGAGCGGATCGCCGAAGGCGAACGCACAATGCACGAAATGACGCGCAAGCGAGCGTTGACTGAGCCGATCTTCGCCAAACTTACGCCGGCGATGAAGGCGGAGGATTGGGCGAAGGCGCTTTCGGCGGTTGAAGAGGCCGTCGCTGTGATGCCGGACGACGTCAACTTCCGCGTGGTCCATGCGGATCTGTTGCTTCACAAAATGCGCGACTTGCAGACTGGCTTGCCAGTCATGCGCCAATTGGTTCGCGATGCGATCGATAAAAAATCCGAGCTGTGGATGGCCGGGGCGATGCGCCAACTCTTCGATCCGGCGAATGACAACTCTCACTTCCCGCCTGCCGAGCGCTTTGCCATGGGCAAGGAGTTGTCCGAACACATCCTGGCACTGAATCCTCCGCAACGCGGCGACGGCTCCAAGTTCCTGTCCTATGGGGCGGTCGCTCAGTATTATTATGAGAGCGGCAACAAGGATCACGCGATCGAGTTGGTCGACGTGGCGCTGAAGTCGTTGGACGGTCCTAAGCCTATCCCCGACAAACTGAAACAGCAGGTTGTGTCGCTGTTGGTCCAAGCGCTTGCCAACTACAAGGGCAAGAAGGCTTGCTACGGGGCTCTTTGTGCAACTCCGCAAGACGGGCTTCCGAAAGAATCAAAGCGCAGGCGCCGGAAGAGAAAATATGAAAAAGGATCGTAG